From the Ruminiclostridium josui JCM 17888 genome, one window contains:
- a CDS encoding response regulator transcription factor: MKKISVAIVEDDPVWASSLKTFLDNEEDLCVVAIASTQKDAMEMAENKDVDIILMDINLSENNMDGVYAAAEISQTKNVKIIMLTSIESEEVIRNSFTAGAVNYILKSNYTEIPSAIRAVHNKVSPVEVLLKEYSRMKEEEQVAALSNAEKEILNLVRKGYSQSKISEVLFKSPGTIKAQINKLLKKMNVSNCKQAIKKINSKGILK; encoded by the coding sequence ATGAAAAAAATATCAGTCGCAATTGTTGAGGACGACCCTGTATGGGCAAGCTCTTTAAAAACTTTTTTGGACAATGAGGAAGACTTATGTGTTGTAGCTATTGCCTCCACTCAAAAAGATGCCATGGAAATGGCTGAAAACAAAGATGTGGATATTATTTTAATGGACATAAATTTAAGTGAAAACAACATGGATGGAGTATATGCTGCTGCAGAAATAAGTCAGACTAAAAATGTGAAAATAATCATGCTCACGTCCATTGAGTCTGAAGAGGTTATTAGAAATTCCTTTACTGCTGGCGCTGTAAACTATATACTTAAAAGCAATTATACGGAAATACCTTCGGCTATCCGTGCCGTTCACAATAAGGTATCACCCGTGGAGGTTTTATTAAAAGAGTACTCTAGAATGAAGGAGGAGGAACAGGTAGCTGCTTTGTCCAATGCGGAAAAAGAAATTCTTAATTTGGTACGGAAAGGTTACTCCCAATCAAAAATATCTGAAGTACTTTTTAAGTCACCGGGAACCATTAAAGCACAAATAAATAAACTTTTAAAAAAAATGAATGTTAGCAATTGTAAACAAGCTATTAAAAAAATTAATTCCAAGGGAATCTTAAAGTAA
- a CDS encoding Fe-only nitrogenase accessory AnfO family protein, producing the protein MLKRIAVIVNEEEELASFEKGSCINIYHKNNTQWQLLNEVRYYINTNMSLSDLRKNIKVLIIRLEDCEIIVGKVMSGLAYNIFNREGFSIFEAKDITSSVLDDIYNEVSSLKSESANLKHIALSPVQTEENGVFYINLMELQAKHPEVSSKKALKPFLETTPFYRLDVICSHVPPWFDNTLPTLNLSYSIEVSEDNKYKVSILNNVCSH; encoded by the coding sequence ATGTTAAAGAGAATTGCAGTAATAGTTAATGAAGAAGAAGAACTGGCATCCTTTGAAAAAGGATCCTGTATAAATATATACCATAAGAATAATACGCAATGGCAGTTACTTAATGAAGTTCGCTACTATATTAATACAAATATGTCCCTATCAGATCTTAGAAAAAATATCAAAGTTCTTATTATAAGGCTGGAAGACTGTGAGATAATAGTCGGTAAAGTAATGTCAGGTCTTGCCTACAACATATTTAACAGGGAAGGTTTTTCAATATTTGAGGCAAAAGACATTACAAGCAGTGTTCTGGATGATATATATAATGAAGTCAGCAGCTTAAAATCTGAATCTGCCAATTTGAAGCATATTGCCCTTTCACCTGTTCAAACAGAAGAAAACGGAGTTTTTTACATAAACCTAATGGAGCTGCAAGCCAAACATCCTGAAGTTTCTTCTAAAAAAGCTCTCAAGCCCTTTTTGGAAACTACCCCATTTTACAGGCTTGATGTGATATGCTCCCATGTTCCACCATGGTTTGATAACACACTTCCCACATTGAACCTTAGCTATTCAATAGAAGTAAGCGAAGATAACAAGTACAAGGTTTCCATATTGAATAATGTTTGTTCACATTAA
- a CDS encoding sensor histidine kinase, with protein MTFIISLILIWIISIIILIVDFKSECNRWLSSAAFCVGLRYLADSINVLAAPNVNNHVKLIICILTSISFVFYPYTLLMFSLSLTLIFKCKYNKLLMWILLIPVVLIYVFLPINDFMYPTIKPSYKYLTLWSTFGIILSNIILLFGYFKTVSILKKKNLFLVGIFIIPTTIFGWLINFFLPILGIKNLWKFNIVVVCVVAVLYCLLVVKYGFLGIKIKFEKNRLDSTMQSISSGTQILTHAIKNEILKISLCTRNINSSQTYFDKEIFDRYIGENTKNITASTDYLMTLVTRIKDYMHEIEIKEDYHNLADIIENSLNLMIVHIKEKNISIKRYYSYGQFGTVLLCDAVHIQEVLNNILKNAVEALQPGGEIGIHVVESKKILTVEVRDNGPGISPSNLARIFDPFFSTKKNSMNFGLGLSYCYNVMHKHGGDIEVESDGNNGTAVILKFLSKKVKKVV; from the coding sequence ATGACATTTATTATTTCATTGATTCTAATATGGATAATTTCAATTATTATATTAATTGTGGATTTTAAAAGTGAGTGTAACAGATGGCTCAGTTCTGCTGCCTTTTGTGTAGGGCTGCGTTATTTAGCAGACAGCATTAATGTACTTGCTGCACCTAATGTAAACAATCATGTTAAGCTAATTATTTGTATTCTTACGTCAATTTCTTTTGTATTTTACCCTTATACACTATTAATGTTCAGTTTAAGTTTAACATTAATATTCAAATGTAAGTATAATAAATTGCTGATGTGGATTTTACTTATTCCCGTTGTGTTGATTTACGTATTTCTTCCAATAAATGATTTTATGTATCCTACAATTAAGCCTTCATACAAGTATTTGACTCTATGGTCTACCTTTGGAATAATTTTGTCAAATATAATATTGCTTTTTGGATATTTTAAAACGGTTAGCATACTAAAAAAGAAAAACTTATTCCTAGTAGGTATTTTTATAATACCTACTACAATATTCGGATGGCTTATAAACTTTTTTCTTCCCATTCTTGGAATAAAAAATCTATGGAAATTTAATATAGTAGTAGTTTGTGTGGTAGCCGTTTTATACTGCCTGCTAGTTGTAAAATATGGTTTTCTGGGGATAAAAATAAAATTTGAAAAAAACCGTCTGGATAGCACTATGCAGTCAATCAGCTCAGGAACCCAAATTTTAACCCACGCAATAAAAAATGAGATATTAAAGATTTCTTTATGTACTAGGAATATAAATTCCTCGCAAACTTACTTTGATAAAGAGATATTCGATAGATATATCGGTGAAAATACGAAGAACATTACAGCATCAACAGATTACCTTATGACCTTAGTGACTAGGATTAAGGATTATATGCATGAGATAGAAATAAAAGAGGATTACCATAATTTAGCGGATATTATAGAGAACTCATTGAACCTCATGATAGTACATATTAAAGAAAAAAATATTTCAATTAAGCGTTATTATTCATATGGTCAATTTGGTACTGTACTATTGTGTGATGCCGTACATATACAGGAGGTTTTGAATAATATTTTGAAAAATGCAGTTGAAGCACTTCAACCCGGTGGAGAAATAGGTATTCATGTTGTTGAAAGCAAAAAAATCTTAACAGTTGAAGTTCGAGATAACGGACCTGGAATATCTCCAAGTAATCTTGCACGTATTTTTGATCCATTCTTTTCTACTAAGAAAAACAGCATGAATTTTGGTCTTGGGTTATCTTATTGCTACAACGTAATGCATAAGCACGGTGGAGATATAGAGGTAGAAAGTGATGGAAATAATGGAACAGCAGTGATTTTAAAGTTTTTATCAAAAAAGGTTAAAAAGGTGGTATAA
- the nifH gene encoding nitrogenase iron protein yields the protein MRQVAIYGKGGIGKSTTTQNLTAGLGEMGKKIMIVGCDPKADSTRLILGGLAQQTVLDTLREEGEDIDLDLVMKKGFSDISCVESGGPEPGVGCAGRGIITSIGLLERLGAYEDNLDYVFYDVLGDVVCGGFAMPIREGKAQEIYIVASGEMMALYAANNISKGIQKYAKTGGVRLGGIICNSRKVDGEAELVEAFAKELGSQMIHFVPRDNMVQRAEIHKKTVIDFDAECNQADEYRSLAKKIDENKMFVIPKPLKQERLEELLMEHGIMDI from the coding sequence ATGAGACAGGTAGCTATTTACGGAAAAGGCGGTATTGGAAAGTCAACTACAACTCAAAACCTGACAGCAGGTTTAGGGGAAATGGGAAAAAAGATTATGATTGTAGGCTGTGACCCAAAAGCTGATTCAACCAGATTGATTTTGGGAGGCCTAGCACAACAGACAGTTTTGGATACACTCCGAGAAGAGGGCGAAGATATTGATCTTGATTTAGTTATGAAGAAAGGGTTTTCCGACATTAGTTGTGTTGAATCAGGTGGTCCCGAGCCGGGAGTAGGTTGTGCAGGAAGAGGAATAATTACTTCTATAGGCTTGCTGGAAAGACTTGGTGCATACGAAGATAATCTTGATTACGTTTTCTATGATGTTCTTGGGGATGTTGTTTGCGGAGGGTTTGCAATGCCAATTCGTGAAGGGAAGGCACAGGAAATCTATATAGTTGCCAGCGGAGAAATGATGGCACTATACGCTGCAAACAATATATCAAAAGGAATTCAGAAGTACGCCAAGACAGGCGGTGTAAGACTTGGCGGTATCATATGTAACAGCCGTAAAGTAGACGGGGAGGCCGAGTTGGTGGAAGCTTTTGCAAAGGAGCTTGGCTCGCAAATGATACATTTTGTTCCCAGAGACAACATGGTTCAGAGAGCTGAAATCCATAAAAAGACAGTAATTGATTTTGATGCGGAATGTAATCAAGCGGATGAATACAGGTCTCTTGCCAAAAAGATAGACGAAAACAAGATGTTTGTAATTCCTAAGCCACTAAAGCAGGAAAGACTTGAGGAACTTTTGATGGAACACGGAATTATGGATATTTAA
- a CDS encoding AAA family ATPase, whose product MNKDLRIAISGTFATGKTTLAVALGELTAVPMISVKSLEEVTSLHFPGKTIDQCSPFEYYQICIYRFLEQVMSEKRVQGNFIVDGTLIESYIYGQVKLNSLNYTPFSFNLFANNLGIITHKNIYENFYKSLGNVFKEYCRRNYHSFIHLPVESTATQEDNHYYSDKVRKTCDEMIISALEEIGIEYYIITGSTEERLKKIMNIYGIKPKNQLL is encoded by the coding sequence ATGAACAAGGATTTGCGTATAGCCATATCCGGTACATTTGCAACAGGAAAAACAACCTTGGCTGTAGCTTTGGGAGAACTTACGGCAGTACCTATGATTTCTGTAAAAAGTTTAGAAGAAGTGACTTCTTTACATTTCCCCGGGAAAACCATAGATCAATGCTCTCCATTTGAATACTACCAAATATGTATCTATCGCTTTTTAGAGCAGGTTATGAGTGAAAAGCGAGTACAGGGTAACTTTATAGTAGACGGAACATTAATAGAATCTTACATTTACGGTCAAGTTAAACTTAATTCGTTGAATTATACACCTTTTAGCTTCAATCTATTTGCAAACAATTTAGGAATTATTACTCATAAAAATATATATGAAAACTTTTATAAAAGCCTTGGTAATGTTTTTAAGGAATACTGTCGAAGAAACTATCACTCCTTTATACATTTGCCTGTCGAATCAACTGCTACCCAAGAAGACAATCATTATTATTCTGATAAAGTCCGTAAGACTTGTGATGAAATGATAATAAGTGCCTTAGAGGAGATAGGGATAGAATACTATATCATTACCGGAAGTACGGAAGAACGTTTAAAAAAAATAATGAATATTTACGGTATCAAGCCTAAAAATCAATTACTTTAA
- the deoC gene encoding deoxyribose-phosphate aldolase has translation MTSKEIAKMIDHSLLRPELNESEVRQGCRLAKEYSTASVCVKPCDVKIAKEELKGSDVLVTTVIGFPHGSNKTSVKVQEAIEAINDGAVELDMVLNIGRLLSKQFDYVEKDIKAVVDAAHQRGVIVKVILENCYLSDELKEIACKICEDAGADFVKTSTGFGSGGATLEDLELMRRTCSEKVKIKAAGGVRTLDDALSVRSKGTVRFGATATKVIMDEAKRREKEGTLQEAK, from the coding sequence ATTACTTCGAAGGAAATTGCAAAAATGATTGACCATTCCTTACTAAGGCCAGAGCTGAATGAATCTGAAGTTAGGCAAGGGTGCAGACTGGCAAAGGAGTATTCTACCGCCTCGGTTTGCGTAAAGCCATGTGATGTTAAAATAGCAAAGGAGGAGCTGAAAGGAAGTGATGTTCTGGTAACTACCGTAATAGGCTTTCCTCATGGTTCAAACAAGACATCTGTTAAAGTACAGGAAGCTATAGAAGCTATCAATGATGGGGCTGTGGAACTTGATATGGTACTTAACATTGGCAGACTTCTGTCAAAACAGTTTGATTATGTGGAAAAAGATATAAAAGCAGTAGTTGATGCAGCACATCAGAGGGGTGTGATTGTAAAGGTAATTCTGGAAAATTGCTATTTAAGTGATGAACTAAAAGAAATTGCATGTAAGATTTGCGAAGATGCAGGAGCTGATTTTGTTAAAACCTCCACTGGCTTTGGTAGTGGTGGGGCTACTCTAGAGGATCTTGAACTTATGCGAAGAACATGTAGTGAAAAGGTCAAAATAAAAGCTGCAGGAGGAGTGAGAACACTAGACGATGCTTTGTCAGTTAGAAGTAAAGGTACAGTAAGATTCGGTGCTACAGCAACCAAAGTTATAATGGATGAGGCGAAGCGGAGGGAGAAGGAAGGAACGCTGCAGGAAGCGAAATAA
- a CDS encoding P-II family nitrogen regulator: MKEVMAFIRTNKVNRTKEALANAGFPAFSCRPCLGRGKKSLDATVLNYIMESGELPVSKAGEAFTETARLIPKRFFSLVVEDEQVDLAVKTIINVNQTGNPGDGKIFIIPIQETYKVRTGENLL; the protein is encoded by the coding sequence ATGAAAGAGGTCATGGCTTTTATCCGTACCAACAAAGTAAACAGAACTAAGGAAGCACTTGCCAATGCCGGGTTTCCGGCCTTCTCCTGCAGGCCTTGCCTAGGGAGAGGTAAGAAAAGCCTTGATGCAACCGTTTTAAACTATATTATGGAATCTGGAGAATTGCCTGTATCAAAAGCAGGTGAGGCATTTACAGAGACAGCAAGACTTATTCCAAAAAGGTTCTTTTCATTGGTGGTAGAAGACGAACAAGTGGATTTGGCAGTTAAGACTATAATTAACGTAAATCAAACCGGGAATCCAGGAGACGGCAAAATATTCATAATACCTATTCAGGAAACTTATAAGGTAAGGACAGGTGAAAACCTACTTTAA
- a CDS encoding P-II family nitrogen regulator, which yields MILVRAIIRPERTGIVLSELLAAGFPAVTKMDVYGRGKQKGIVIGDIQYDEIPKEMLLIVVNDEDKDDVVKIIMRNARTGEKGNFGDGRIFVSEVLDAYTISTAKQGL from the coding sequence ATGATATTGGTAAGAGCAATTATCAGACCTGAAAGAACAGGTATAGTACTTTCAGAACTGCTGGCAGCAGGCTTTCCTGCAGTAACTAAAATGGATGTATACGGAAGAGGAAAGCAAAAGGGAATTGTCATAGGTGATATCCAGTATGATGAGATTCCAAAAGAAATGCTATTAATTGTTGTAAACGATGAAGACAAGGACGACGTTGTAAAAATAATTATGAGAAATGCCCGTACAGGAGAAAAAGGAAACTTTGGTGATGGAAGAATTTTTGTCAGTGAAGTTTTGGATGCATACACAATTAGTACTGCAAAACAAGGCTTATAG
- a CDS encoding AvrD family protein, with protein sequence MITNEVYETIDELLGDKDKRYFSSGFKNVKHLFNDISISLFRNELTAKCSAIYPENWSIKENGTVLKPHVSTLDILVFAFCLNTLFVSHIYQLNNTQIDDMWIKKVTIKAGSNPEYNLEEIDIHTNFLGTSKTDDVRYNSVFSNEIAGFNVVIEIEHFINSITTEDIYYSSMNCAGSTIAGYCRQLVDKNKIYDLSNIYIDKNSQSLYSNVNIRKTEAISDNNIYSIIDLFACASQQMQALIYRIDNIERKCSNNLWMRKVNIEYKKPISTLKSFRQSVSISKSKILSMKGSIWRIADFICVVDSPSNPLSVSVSLAHEIPESVNNTGHKKVS encoded by the coding sequence ATGATAACCAACGAAGTATACGAAACAATCGATGAACTTTTAGGAGACAAGGACAAAAGATATTTCAGCAGTGGCTTCAAGAATGTCAAACACCTTTTCAATGACATTTCAATTAGTCTTTTCCGAAATGAATTAACAGCTAAATGTTCAGCCATATATCCTGAAAACTGGTCAATAAAAGAAAATGGAACTGTTTTAAAACCACATGTAAGCACACTTGATATTTTGGTGTTTGCATTCTGTTTAAATACACTCTTTGTAAGCCATATTTATCAACTAAACAACACTCAAATTGATGATATGTGGATAAAAAAAGTTACGATAAAAGCAGGCAGTAATCCCGAATATAACCTTGAAGAAATTGATATTCACACCAATTTCCTAGGCACCTCCAAAACCGATGATGTCCGCTATAACTCGGTGTTTTCAAACGAAATTGCAGGATTTAATGTTGTCATTGAAATAGAACATTTCATTAACAGTATAACTACGGAAGATATTTACTACAGCAGCATGAACTGTGCAGGTAGTACTATTGCAGGTTATTGTAGACAATTGGTAGATAAGAATAAAATATATGATTTATCGAATATTTACATTGATAAGAATAGCCAATCCCTTTATTCCAATGTAAATATAAGAAAGACGGAAGCAATTTCAGACAACAATATTTATTCTATCATAGACCTGTTTGCCTGTGCATCTCAACAGATGCAGGCACTTATATACCGGATTGATAACATAGAACGTAAATGCTCCAACAACTTGTGGATGAGAAAAGTTAACATTGAATATAAAAAGCCTATAAGCACCCTTAAAAGCTTCAGGCAATCTGTTTCTATCAGCAAATCGAAAATTCTCAGTATGAAAGGTAGTATCTGGCGAATAGCCGACTTTATATGTGTAGTGGATTCCCCCTCGAATCCATTAAGTGTAAGTGTTAGTCTTGCACATGAAATTCCTGAATCAGTTAATAATACCGGACATAAAAAAGTGTCCTGA